In one Bacillus sp. PK3_68 genomic region, the following are encoded:
- a CDS encoding CpsB/CapC family capsule biosynthesis tyrosine phosphatase: MFDLHCHILPGIDDGASTLAESIAMAKEAEREGITSIIATPHHKNGAYDNTRAHILASVDHLNEELKKAGVNVNILPGQEIRIYGELLEDYEKGELLTASGNSAYLFIEFPASTVPHYTEQLFYDIQMKGLLPIIVHPERNFEFIQKPDRLYDLVKSGAATQITAASYIGKFGRKVQQFTEQLITANLTHLLASDAHNTTARTFKMTEAYTRLAGKLGSDYAAYFQENAELLVNGEHLHKNPPEKIYKKKKLLGIF; this comes from the coding sequence ATGTTTGACCTCCATTGTCACATATTGCCCGGTATTGATGACGGAGCCTCCACGCTTGCAGAAAGTATTGCTATGGCAAAAGAGGCAGAAAGAGAAGGAATTACCTCTATTATCGCTACGCCTCATCATAAGAATGGCGCATACGACAATACAAGGGCCCACATATTGGCGAGTGTTGATCACTTAAATGAGGAGTTGAAGAAAGCCGGCGTGAACGTGAACATACTGCCGGGACAGGAAATCAGGATTTACGGAGAATTGCTGGAGGACTATGAAAAGGGGGAGCTTCTGACTGCTTCGGGAAATTCTGCTTATCTTTTTATTGAATTCCCTGCCAGCACCGTCCCGCATTACACCGAACAGCTATTCTACGATATTCAAATGAAGGGCTTGCTTCCTATCATTGTTCATCCGGAGCGCAACTTTGAGTTTATCCAGAAGCCAGACCGGCTGTACGATCTCGTGAAAAGCGGAGCAGCTACACAGATTACTGCCGCTTCTTATATCGGTAAGTTTGGGAGGAAAGTCCAACAATTCACCGAGCAGCTTATCACAGCTAATTTAACACATTTGCTCGCTTCAGACGCTCACAATACAACTGCGCGCACATTTAAAATGACGGAGGCCTATACACGGCTAGCGGGCAAGCTGGGAAGCGACTATGCAGCTTATTTTCAGGAAAATGCTGAGCTGCTCGTAAATGGGGAACATCTTCATAAAAATCCACCGGAGAAAATTTATAAAAAGAAGAAGCTTTTAGGCATTTTCTAA
- a CDS encoding oligosaccharide repeat unit polymerase: MIKTKTVTFISLLALKILLEYSYTTIINPIFSYEGFILYESFPKMVESYILASIIFLVAISLLESKKAPSKIVIYLIIVLLYIPLTALFWLQNQPRPFIYSITVSLSLIILIVSTFSKVRLVKLKEGKSLTFIIIGGMSLIVYGLLIAQGGLGRINLNLMEIYQVREAYANTNNKVLAYLLPWQAHVVNMLVIAVAMYKRNFKIAGIFILLQVFLFSMTNFKSFLFAPLVLVGFQLFEKTKLRDNLLLVMSLGSSLLLSICIGIYHFFGSFYMASIFIRRLFFVPSNLHYVYYHFFQPIEKYKLSHSFLSFINDNIYHMTPVQLVALSYYNRENFAPNVGFFGDAYLNFGVLGVLGFSLLLAFLLKLIDTASVSVPSFLAMSILVIPAMSLINAAFFTSLLTHGILFAILMLWLANSLFTNEINTIGSKK, translated from the coding sequence ATGATAAAAACAAAGACAGTCACATTCATTTCTTTACTTGCTTTAAAAATTCTTTTGGAATACAGCTATACAACGATTATTAATCCCATTTTCTCTTATGAGGGCTTCATTCTATATGAATCTTTTCCGAAAATGGTTGAGTCCTACATACTGGCTTCAATAATTTTCCTAGTTGCTATCTCTTTGCTGGAAAGCAAAAAAGCACCGAGCAAAATTGTTATCTATTTAATCATTGTGCTGCTGTATATTCCTTTAACGGCCTTGTTTTGGCTGCAAAACCAGCCTCGGCCGTTTATTTATTCAATTACTGTTTCCTTATCTCTCATCATTTTGATCGTCAGCACGTTTTCAAAAGTGCGCTTGGTGAAGCTTAAGGAAGGAAAAAGCTTAACTTTCATAATCATTGGCGGCATGTCGCTTATCGTTTATGGGCTGTTAATTGCACAAGGCGGCCTCGGTCGAATTAATTTGAATTTAATGGAAATTTATCAAGTGCGAGAGGCATACGCCAATACGAATAACAAGGTGTTGGCCTATTTGCTGCCATGGCAGGCTCATGTCGTCAATATGCTGGTTATCGCCGTTGCGATGTACAAGCGGAATTTTAAGATTGCCGGGATATTTATCTTATTGCAAGTATTTCTTTTTTCGATGACTAACTTTAAAAGCTTTCTTTTTGCGCCGTTAGTCTTGGTTGGATTCCAACTGTTTGAGAAAACGAAGCTAAGAGATAATTTGCTGCTCGTTATGTCTTTAGGCTCTTCACTGTTGCTCTCGATATGCATTGGGATTTATCACTTTTTTGGTTCGTTTTACATGGCATCCATTTTTATCCGACGTTTGTTTTTCGTACCGAGCAACTTGCATTATGTCTATTACCACTTTTTTCAGCCGATAGAGAAGTACAAGCTTTCCCATTCTTTTTTAAGCTTTATCAATGACAACATCTATCATATGACGCCTGTGCAATTAGTGGCGCTCTCATACTACAACAGGGAAAACTTTGCCCCTAACGTCGGGTTTTTTGGAGACGCTTATTTGAATTTTGGAGTGTTAGGGGTGCTAGGATTTTCATTGCTGCTTGCATTCTTATTAAAGCTTATCGATACAGCATCTGTTTCGGTGCCTTCTTTTCTGGCCATGTCTATTCTCGTGATCCCTGCCATGTCATTGATTAATGCGGCATTTTTCACCTCCTTGCTGACGCATGGAATTTTATTTGCCATTTTAATGCTTTGGCTTGCCAACAGTCTGTTTACAAATGAAATAAATACGATAGGGAGTAAAAAATGA
- a CDS encoding CpsD/CapB family tyrosine-protein kinase has product MVLKRKKNETPGQTRRNLITEMDPRSPISEQYRTIRTNILFSAVDQEIRSLLVTSAGPGEGKSTTAANLAIVFAQQGKKVLLVDADMRKPTMHYTFNFMNTVGLTNVLAKQKSLAAAVKETTVQDLAVLLSGPIPPNPAELLGSRMMAEFLKEAYRSYETIIFDTPPVLAVTDAQVLANQCDGTLLVINSGKTEADGAIKAKELLQAAKAKPLGVVLNNRKLKETNYYYYYGNK; this is encoded by the coding sequence TTGGTTCTTAAAAGAAAGAAAAATGAGACTCCTGGTCAGACGAGACGGAACCTAATTACTGAAATGGATCCGAGATCGCCGATTTCTGAACAATACCGAACAATCCGTACAAACATCTTATTTTCGGCAGTTGATCAAGAAATCCGTTCACTGCTCGTTACTTCCGCTGGCCCCGGTGAAGGAAAATCAACAACAGCGGCCAATCTGGCCATTGTATTTGCCCAGCAAGGAAAGAAGGTATTGCTTGTCGACGCAGATATGAGGAAGCCGACTATGCACTATACATTTAACTTTATGAATACAGTCGGATTAACAAATGTTCTTGCCAAACAAAAGAGTTTGGCTGCCGCAGTAAAAGAAACTACTGTGCAAGATCTTGCTGTTCTGCTGTCAGGTCCCATTCCGCCTAATCCGGCCGAACTGCTAGGTTCCCGCATGATGGCAGAGTTTCTTAAAGAAGCTTATCGTTCCTATGAAACGATTATCTTTGATACACCGCCAGTGCTTGCGGTAACTGACGCCCAGGTATTGGCAAACCAATGCGATGGGACGTTGCTCGTCATTAATAGCGGCAAAACAGAAGCAGATGGCGCTATTAAAGCGAAAGAGCTGCTTCAGGCTGCAAAAGCGAAGCCGCTTGGGGTCGTGTTAAACAACCGGAAATTAAAGGAAACCAACTACTACTATTATTATGGGAACAAGTGA
- a CDS encoding Gfo/Idh/MocA family oxidoreductase — protein sequence MNFAIAGCGFIAKKHARAIENIQGAKLVAVCDKVPEAMEYYTDTYGAEPFSEFAEMLQREDIDIVCICTPSGLHAPLAEEAARARKHIILEKPMAMNLRETDQIIYACRKHNVKLAVVHPNRFRPAVQELKHILNKGLLGKISHANATVNWNRNQEYYDQAPWRGTKQYDGGVLMNQAIHTLDLLLWFMGQPEQIFSMEATRLRNIEAEDVSTGLIRFESGALGTVEASTTVYQSNFEESITIFGEKGTVKIGGPNALYFECLTIEGMSEEETEEILNKVKSDPWGTPGHQCIIEDMMESVKENKEPAVTGEDGRGALELVLAFYESAARNEPIYMKPVKVCM from the coding sequence ATGAATTTTGCTATTGCAGGCTGTGGCTTTATTGCGAAAAAACATGCTAGAGCTATTGAAAACATACAAGGGGCAAAGCTTGTCGCTGTGTGCGATAAGGTGCCAGAAGCTATGGAATATTATACAGACACGTACGGGGCAGAGCCATTTAGCGAATTTGCGGAGATGCTGCAAAGAGAGGACATAGATATTGTCTGCATTTGCACACCGAGCGGCCTCCATGCGCCATTAGCTGAAGAGGCGGCGAGAGCACGGAAGCATATTATTTTGGAAAAACCGATGGCGATGAATTTAAGGGAGACGGATCAAATCATTTATGCCTGTAGGAAGCATAACGTCAAGCTGGCGGTTGTTCACCCAAACCGATTTCGTCCAGCTGTGCAAGAGCTGAAACATATTTTGAACAAGGGGCTGCTGGGGAAAATCAGCCATGCTAATGCTACCGTCAACTGGAACCGAAATCAGGAATATTATGACCAGGCTCCGTGGCGCGGCACGAAACAGTATGACGGCGGCGTGTTGATGAATCAAGCGATTCACACTCTCGATTTATTGCTTTGGTTCATGGGACAGCCTGAACAAATCTTCAGCATGGAAGCGACGCGCTTGCGGAACATCGAAGCGGAAGATGTGTCAACCGGATTGATCCGTTTTGAATCAGGAGCCCTTGGCACAGTGGAAGCTTCTACAACGGTGTATCAAAGCAATTTTGAAGAATCGATTACGATCTTTGGCGAGAAAGGCACAGTGAAAATTGGCGGACCGAATGCCCTCTACTTTGAATGCTTAACAATTGAGGGCATGTCCGAGGAAGAAACCGAAGAGATATTAAATAAAGTTAAATCTGATCCGTGGGGAACACCGGGACATCAGTGCATTATTGAGGACATGATGGAATCGGTAAAAGAGAATAAAGAACCGGCTGTTACAGGAGAAGACGGCAGGGGAGCCTTGGAGCTTGTTCTTGCTTTTTACGAATCAGCTGCGAGAAATGAACCAATTTATATGAAGCCTGTCAAAGTATGTATGTAA
- a CDS encoding Wzz/FepE/Etk N-terminal domain-containing protein, whose amino-acid sequence MEETISLRELVGTLKKRFKLILLITFAAALISGVISYFVLSPVYQASTQLLVNQAKSEQQLYNPAEVQTNLQLINTYNVIIKSPAILDKVVRNLDLDMTAAEINGKINVQSEKDSQVVNVAVQDEDPTIAADIANETARVFQNEIVKIMNVDNVSILAEAEASDSLSPVKPKPLLNIVIALVVGLMVGIGLAFLLEYMDNTVKTEQDVEKLLELPVLGSVTVIHAAKKEKGHASIEKKAVVRSESIGS is encoded by the coding sequence ATGGAAGAAACCATTAGCTTGCGAGAACTAGTAGGTACGTTAAAGAAGCGATTCAAGCTGATATTGCTTATTACATTTGCGGCAGCTTTGATTAGTGGAGTCATCAGTTATTTCGTTCTTAGCCCTGTTTATCAGGCATCTACTCAGTTGCTTGTGAACCAGGCGAAATCAGAGCAGCAGCTATACAATCCGGCTGAGGTTCAAACAAATCTGCAGTTAATTAATACATATAATGTCATTATTAAAAGTCCGGCTATTTTGGATAAAGTCGTTCGAAATCTTGATTTGGATATGACAGCAGCAGAAATAAACGGGAAGATTAACGTTCAAAGTGAAAAGGATTCACAAGTGGTGAATGTAGCTGTACAGGATGAAGATCCAACTATCGCGGCCGATATCGCAAATGAAACGGCTCGTGTATTTCAAAATGAGATCGTTAAGATTATGAATGTCGATAATGTGAGCATTCTTGCTGAAGCAGAAGCGAGCGACAGCTTATCGCCTGTCAAACCTAAACCTCTTTTGAATATCGTTATCGCTTTGGTCGTTGGATTAATGGTGGGAATCGGTCTTGCATTTTTGCTTGAGTACATGGATAACACTGTAAAAACCGAGCAGGATGTTGAAAAGCTTCTTGAGCTTCCTGTGCTTGGAAGTGTGACCGTAATTCACGCAGCGAAAAAAGAAAAAGGTCATGCTTCCATAGAGAAAAAAGCAGTTGTGAGGAGTGAAAGCATTGGTTCTTAA
- a CDS encoding oligosaccharide flippase family protein, with protein MIAMERLNANRFLKNFAALFSATLFAQLINIVASPVLTRIYSPEEFGYFSFYLSVCALLIVYTTGRYEFAINTVKSEEESQQLFKVVFVSSILFTVLLLAVEQLFHDPVLRLFKLEKASSLLLYIPLTLLVMGISQGLNYYLNKHKEFGVLSKGKVLRSSVTSGASILFGWTGLQSVGLILGNVLGYVVSNMYQTRIKKIGSLFDFRQYDFPLLWKTAAKHKHYPLYNSSSAFFDNLAVQAPVFILMRFFSEAIVGFYSLTIRVAAMPISLISASVAQVFLSEVAELHAEGKSFLHVLKKVLMLLAGIGVLPVILLVVAGPWGFALVFGEKWRMAGELSQILAFGYYAKFVVSPLSVVFFVKQKVKLLSLIQGIRAVSTLSVLWISSVYLNIKGVVFVYSIHELLFYSLYLFFIFNISRDPGHTRD; from the coding sequence ATGATAGCAATGGAAAGGTTAAATGCCAATCGTTTTCTTAAAAATTTTGCAGCTTTATTTTCCGCTACCTTGTTTGCTCAATTGATTAATATTGTGGCTTCACCGGTGCTGACAAGAATATACAGCCCGGAGGAGTTCGGTTATTTTAGCTTTTATTTGTCTGTCTGCGCTTTATTGATTGTATATACAACAGGCAGATATGAGTTTGCCATCAATACGGTGAAATCAGAGGAAGAAAGCCAACAGCTGTTCAAGGTAGTCTTCGTTTCTTCTATACTTTTTACTGTTCTTCTGTTGGCAGTGGAACAGCTCTTTCATGATCCGGTACTTCGCTTATTTAAGCTGGAGAAAGCCTCGTCGCTCCTGTTATATATCCCGCTCACACTTCTCGTCATGGGGATTTCTCAGGGGCTAAATTATTATTTGAACAAGCACAAGGAATTCGGAGTGCTTTCTAAAGGGAAGGTGCTCCGGAGCTCTGTCACCAGCGGGGCCTCCATCTTGTTCGGCTGGACAGGCCTTCAATCGGTTGGGCTGATTTTAGGAAATGTACTCGGTTACGTCGTTTCCAATATGTATCAGACGAGAATAAAAAAGATCGGTTCTTTATTTGATTTTCGCCAATACGACTTTCCATTATTATGGAAGACGGCGGCAAAGCATAAGCATTATCCGTTGTACAACAGCTCATCTGCTTTTTTTGACAACCTGGCTGTCCAGGCTCCGGTGTTTATTTTAATGCGTTTTTTTTCCGAAGCCATTGTTGGATTTTACAGTTTAACGATACGGGTAGCGGCCATGCCGATTTCCCTTATCTCCGCTTCGGTGGCGCAAGTGTTTTTAAGTGAAGTAGCTGAGTTGCACGCTGAAGGAAAATCTTTTTTGCATGTGTTAAAAAAAGTTCTCATGCTGCTTGCAGGTATTGGCGTTCTTCCTGTCATTCTGCTTGTTGTTGCGGGGCCGTGGGGATTTGCGCTTGTATTCGGTGAAAAATGGCGGATGGCAGGAGAGCTGTCGCAAATCTTAGCCTTTGGCTATTACGCCAAGTTTGTTGTCTCTCCGCTCAGTGTCGTATTTTTTGTGAAACAAAAAGTGAAGCTGCTTTCTCTCATTCAAGGAATAAGGGCAGTTTCTACCCTTTCGGTGCTTTGGATCAGCTCGGTCTACTTGAATATAAAAGGAGTGGTCTTCGTATATTCCATTCACGAACTGCTTTTTTATAGCTTATATTTATTTTTCATTTTTAACATTAGCCGGGATCCCGGTCATACGCGCGACTAA
- a CDS encoding nucleotide sugar dehydrogenase — translation MTTQTITNTAEQLITKLKNKTAVIGVVGLGYVGLPLAVEKAKAGYDVIGFDVQQEKVKKVNQGENYIGDVVAADLEELVHSGKLKATSNYSFIEEVDALAICVPTPLDVYKQPNMEYVQSSATAIAKHMKKGMLVVLESTTYPGTTEELIKPILEENGLVCGEDFFLAYSPERVDPGNKDFNTKNTPKVVGGMTETCTKVAATMYRSVLEGDVHEVSSPAVAEMEKLLENTFRNINIALANEMAILCNKMGIDVWEVIDAAATKPYGFMPFYPGPGLGGHCIPIDPWYLTWKAREYNYHTKLIETAGEINDSMPEFVIQRCMEILNERGKALKGSNILVLGVAYKKDIDDYRESPVLPILEKMTQAEANWTAVDPHVREFKLKGKLHTTAHLTDELLEQADLTVIATNHSLFDYQTIMRKSQAIFDTRNTYRNKEQSKYLKL, via the coding sequence ATGACAACACAAACGATCACTAATACAGCCGAACAGCTCATCACCAAATTGAAAAACAAGACAGCCGTCATTGGGGTTGTCGGTCTTGGATATGTAGGGCTGCCGCTGGCGGTAGAGAAGGCAAAAGCCGGCTACGATGTTATCGGATTTGATGTGCAGCAAGAGAAAGTAAAGAAGGTAAATCAAGGGGAGAACTACATTGGCGATGTAGTCGCCGCGGATCTGGAGGAACTTGTTCACTCCGGCAAGCTAAAAGCTACTTCTAATTATTCATTTATTGAAGAAGTAGATGCTTTGGCCATTTGTGTGCCGACGCCGCTGGACGTTTATAAACAGCCGAACATGGAGTATGTCCAAAGCTCTGCCACAGCTATTGCCAAGCATATGAAAAAAGGAATGCTCGTTGTGTTGGAAAGCACGACTTATCCGGGCACGACAGAGGAATTAATTAAGCCAATTCTTGAAGAGAACGGATTAGTGTGCGGCGAAGACTTTTTTCTTGCTTATTCTCCGGAGCGGGTCGATCCCGGCAATAAAGACTTTAACACGAAAAACACACCGAAAGTCGTTGGCGGCATGACAGAGACCTGTACAAAAGTAGCGGCTACGATGTACCGCTCTGTATTGGAAGGTGATGTGCATGAAGTGTCCAGTCCGGCTGTGGCTGAAATGGAAAAACTGCTTGAGAATACGTTCCGCAACATTAACATTGCTTTGGCAAATGAAATGGCGATCCTGTGCAATAAGATGGGCATAGATGTTTGGGAAGTCATCGATGCTGCGGCAACGAAACCATACGGCTTTATGCCATTTTATCCGGGACCGGGGCTTGGCGGCCACTGCATCCCGATTGATCCGTGGTACCTCACTTGGAAGGCGCGCGAATATAACTATCATACAAAGCTAATTGAGACAGCCGGTGAAATTAATGACAGCATGCCGGAATTTGTTATTCAGCGCTGTATGGAAATTTTGAACGAGCGCGGAAAAGCTTTAAAAGGCTCTAATATTCTTGTGTTAGGTGTGGCTTATAAGAAAGATATTGATGATTACCGGGAATCACCGGTCCTGCCTATTCTTGAGAAAATGACCCAGGCTGAGGCTAACTGGACTGCTGTCGATCCGCATGTCCGGGAATTTAAGCTAAAAGGAAAGTTACATACCACGGCGCATTTGACGGACGAGTTGCTTGAACAAGCTGACTTGACAGTCATTGCCACGAACCATAGCTTGTTTGATTATCAGACGATTATGAGAAAATCACAGGCTATATTTGATACGCGCAACACTTATAGAAATAAGGAACAGAGCAAATATTTAAAATTGTAA
- a CDS encoding glycosyltransferase family 4 protein — protein sequence MKICHLTSVHPHNDTRIFIKECRSLAVSGYEVHLVVPGAPDSVIDGVQLHGVSKENGNRLRRMTKTVDRVLKKGFEIDADVYHFHDPELIPAGLKLKKAGKKVIYDVHEDVPRQILSKKWLPSYLRKGISAAFEQFENRAARKFDAILAATPHIRDRFLTLGCQARDVNNYPILEELKIDNVSWAEKENAACYVGGITAIRGIREMVEALQFTESVSLLLGGKFVTASERDMVAALPGWAKVDELGYVNREGVKEIYRKSKAGLVVLHPTINYIDALPVKMFEYMAAGLPVIASNFPLWEGIIVEKGKCGLCVDPLNPRQIASAIQWLVDHPEEAERMGENGRKAVETEYNWERENEKLLAVYESLA from the coding sequence ATGAAGATATGTCACTTAACGTCAGTCCATCCTCATAACGATACAAGAATATTTATTAAAGAGTGCCGCTCTCTTGCTGTATCGGGATATGAGGTGCATCTTGTTGTACCGGGAGCGCCTGACTCCGTTATTGATGGAGTACAGCTGCACGGCGTATCCAAGGAAAATGGAAATCGTTTAAGGCGGATGACTAAAACAGTTGACCGTGTGTTGAAAAAGGGATTCGAAATAGATGCGGATGTCTATCACTTCCATGACCCTGAACTAATCCCTGCCGGCTTAAAGCTGAAAAAAGCTGGCAAAAAAGTGATTTATGATGTCCATGAAGATGTGCCGCGGCAAATTTTATCAAAGAAATGGCTGCCGAGTTATCTGCGAAAAGGGATCTCTGCTGCCTTTGAACAATTTGAAAATAGGGCGGCACGGAAATTTGATGCCATTTTAGCTGCTACTCCTCATATTCGGGACCGTTTTCTAACATTGGGCTGCCAAGCGCGTGATGTTAATAACTATCCCATACTGGAAGAGTTGAAGATTGATAATGTTTCCTGGGCGGAAAAAGAAAATGCGGCCTGCTATGTTGGCGGCATCACCGCTATCCGAGGGATTCGTGAAATGGTGGAGGCTCTTCAATTTACAGAAAGTGTCTCCCTGCTGCTTGGTGGAAAATTTGTGACTGCTTCGGAAAGAGACATGGTCGCTGCGCTGCCAGGCTGGGCAAAAGTAGATGAGTTGGGCTATGTAAATCGGGAAGGTGTGAAAGAAATATACCGGAAGTCAAAGGCAGGACTCGTCGTCTTGCACCCGACGATAAACTACATTGATGCCCTTCCAGTAAAAATGTTTGAGTATATGGCAGCAGGTTTGCCAGTAATCGCCTCCAATTTCCCGCTATGGGAAGGGATTATCGTGGAAAAAGGGAAATGCGGCCTTTGCGTCGACCCGTTAAATCCGCGGCAAATTGCTTCTGCGATCCAATGGTTAGTAGATCATCCGGAGGAAGCAGAGCGAATGGGGGAAAATGGCCGCAAGGCGGTGGAAACAGAATATAACTGGGAAAGGGAAAATGAGAAGCTGCTAGCGGTTTATGAGAGTCTCGCTTAA
- a CDS encoding nucleoside-diphosphate sugar epimerase/dehydratase: MTYQKRLSLLAALDSAIVLFSIYIGYFLLHPYMNIYNVGTLAISSISLLASHHLFAALYRLYQKAWEYASVHELIAIVQAVTLSVITTAVIQLVAFQDIYVRVLLITWMLHILLIGGSRFSWRLYRNHFMARGKGKKRALIVGAGSGGSMVVRQLLNHNDADFHPVVLVDDDTNKQRLQIHGLTVAGKTADIPRLVKQWKIDHIIIAIPSLKRSEIQHIYKQCAKTSAKVQIMPLIEDVITGRVPVSQFREVQVEDLLGRDPVELNIESIAEYVTGRTVLVTGAGGSIGSEICRQISTFRPRKIILVGHGENSIYQIDLELRTRYKETIEIIPIIGDIQDRERMFRVMEDYRPDVVYHAAAHKHVPLMEHNPEEAVKNNIFGTKNLAEAACAAGVNKFVLISSDKAVNPTNVMGATKRLAEMIIQQLDKQSNTCFVAVRFGNVLGSRGSVIPLFKKQIQAGGPVTVTHPEMTRYFMTIPEASRLVIQAGALAKGGEIFVLDMGEPVKIVDLAKNLIKLSGFSVEEVGIKFSGIRPGEKMYEELLNKNEIHPEQVFPKIHVGKAAQVEPEVLWEFIDTLPSKNSRMLKKELIDIANAKDGLQQLMKEVSGLLI; encoded by the coding sequence TTGACGTATCAAAAAAGGCTGTCGCTGTTAGCTGCGCTTGATTCAGCTATCGTTTTATTCTCCATCTATATCGGCTATTTCCTGCTGCATCCTTACATGAACATCTATAATGTAGGCACCTTAGCTATTAGTTCGATTTCACTTTTAGCGAGCCATCATTTGTTTGCCGCTCTTTACAGGCTCTACCAGAAAGCTTGGGAATATGCGAGTGTCCATGAATTGATAGCTATTGTACAAGCGGTCACCTTATCCGTTATAACGACAGCTGTTATTCAACTCGTTGCTTTTCAGGATATTTATGTGCGCGTGCTTTTAATTACGTGGATGCTGCATATTTTATTAATCGGCGGTTCCCGTTTTTCCTGGCGCTTGTACCGCAATCATTTTATGGCAAGGGGTAAGGGAAAAAAGAGAGCGTTAATTGTGGGAGCAGGCTCCGGTGGTTCCATGGTCGTCCGGCAGCTGCTTAATCATAACGATGCTGATTTCCATCCGGTTGTGCTTGTAGATGATGATACCAACAAACAACGGCTGCAAATTCATGGACTCACTGTAGCAGGGAAAACAGCGGATATACCGAGATTGGTGAAGCAGTGGAAAATAGACCACATTATTATTGCGATTCCTTCATTGAAACGCTCCGAAATTCAACATATTTACAAACAATGCGCTAAGACGAGCGCGAAGGTCCAGATTATGCCGCTCATTGAAGATGTCATCACTGGCAGGGTGCCGGTTAGCCAGTTTCGCGAAGTGCAAGTGGAAGATTTGCTTGGTCGGGACCCAGTAGAGCTTAATATTGAAAGCATCGCAGAATATGTAACCGGCCGAACCGTGCTTGTCACAGGGGCAGGCGGGTCGATCGGTTCGGAGATTTGCCGCCAGATCAGCACGTTCCGGCCGCGGAAGATCATCCTTGTCGGGCATGGAGAAAACAGCATTTATCAAATTGATTTGGAATTGCGCACTCGCTACAAGGAAACGATTGAAATTATCCCCATCATTGGCGACATTCAGGATCGTGAGCGCATGTTCCGGGTCATGGAGGACTACCGTCCAGATGTTGTCTATCATGCCGCTGCCCATAAGCATGTGCCACTCATGGAACACAATCCGGAGGAAGCTGTTAAAAATAATATCTTCGGCACAAAAAATTTAGCAGAAGCGGCCTGTGCTGCTGGTGTAAATAAGTTTGTCCTCATCTCTTCCGATAAGGCGGTAAACCCGACAAATGTGATGGGGGCAACGAAGCGTCTTGCTGAAATGATCATTCAGCAGCTTGATAAACAAAGCAACACATGCTTTGTCGCTGTCCGGTTTGGCAACGTGCTCGGTTCAAGAGGAAGCGTCATTCCACTGTTCAAAAAACAAATTCAGGCAGGGGGACCGGTCACCGTTACCCATCCCGAAATGACACGTTACTTCATGACCATTCCAGAAGCATCCAGGCTTGTGATTCAAGCGGGTGCGCTTGCTAAAGGGGGCGAAATTTTCGTTCTTGATATGGGAGAGCCTGTCAAAATCGTGGATCTTGCCAAGAATCTTATTAAACTATCAGGATTCAGCGTGGAAGAGGTAGGCATTAAGTTTTCCGGGATACGCCCAGGTGAAAAAATGTACGAGGAATTGCTGAACAAAAATGAAATTCATCCCGAACAGGTCTTCCCGAAAATCCATGTCGGCAAGGCAGCTCAGGTGGAACCGGAAGTGCTGTGGGAATTTATTGATACTCTTCCTTCAAAAAACAGCCGGATGCTGAAAAAAGAGTTAATAGATATCGCGAATGCGAAAGACGGGCTGCAGCAGTTAATGAAGGAAGTTAGCGGATTACTAATATAG